GGCGAACGGTAACCAGCTTGTCTACGGCTTGACGGCGCCAGTCGGCTACTACGGAAGCGGGAAGGAACCAATTATCAGAAAAACGGATTTCTATGGCGGAATTTGTTTCGGACGAACGATTATCCGCTAATATTCCGGCTTCAAAAGGAGTATTTCCCAATTTACTGAGTTGGGTACGCAGGTTATCTGCCTGTGGGGTACGGGCAAGTTCTTTCTGATAAGGGAAAGAAAGTGTAACGCTATTATCATCCTCATCCGTGATAGTCAGAGCAAAGCCGAAGGCGGTATCTGCCAAAAGCAAGGATACGGAAATCTTTCGTTCGGAAGACTTACGTGTCAGCAACTTCTCAAATTCCTGATCGTAGTTACGGTAAAGCACAGTACGCGGACGGATACGGGGCATCTCACCTGCCGGATAGAGTTTATTCCCGTCCACACGGTTGATACGGAATCCTTGCAGACGTCCTTGCTCATCAATATAACAAACACCGTCACCGTTGTTGAATGATTTCAATCCGGCTACTGTGAGGTAGTTTCCACGTTGTTCCTTCATGGTTCCCATCTCTTCACCGAGGGATTTCGGAGTATCGAAAGAGAAAATTTCTTCACTGCGTCCGTGCAGGAAGTAATGCGTAAATCCACGACTAAAACTTTTATCTAACTGGGGACGGAATGTATAATTGCAAGTACCGGAAGAGGCTCGGGCGTATTCTTTACGGCGTGTAAAGATAGCATCCAGCTTTTGGCGGTAAGCAGCCGTAACATTCTTTACGTAAGAAACATCTTTCAGACGACCTTCTATCTTGAGCGAAGTAGCACCTGCATCAAGTAACTCTTCCAGAATATCACTCTGATTCAAATCTTTGAGAGATAGCAAATGCTTATCACGTACAATTACTTTTCCGTCGGCATCCACCAGACTGAAAGGCAAACGACAGAATTGTGCACATTCTCCCCGGTTGGCACTACGTCCGAAACAAGCTTGGCTGACATAACATTGCCCGCTATAACTGACGCAAAGTGCCCCATGTACAAATACTTCCAACGGCACTTCCGGACAAGCTTTATGAATATGGCTGATTTCCTGAAGGGAAAGCTCACGTGCCAATACTACTTGCCGGAAACCGGCTTCTGCAAGGAAACGTACTTTCTCCGGTGTACGGTTATCCATTTGGGTACTGGCGTGCAAGGGAATAGGCGGTAGGTTTAAGCGAGTGATTCCCATGTCTTGCACAATGAGGGCATCTACTCCCGCACGATACAAGTCCCAAATCATTTTCTCCGTCTCGGCCAGTTCTTCTTCTTTTAAGATGGTATTGACAGTCACATAAATCCGGGCATTATATAAATGGGCATGAGCCACCAAAGCAGCTATATCTTCCAACGAATTGCCGGCTGCTGCACGTGCGCCAAACTTAGGCGCACCGATATACACTGCATCCGCACCGTGGTTAATAGCTTCAATGCCACATTCCATGTTCTTGGCAGGGGCCAGTAACTCTATCTTTCGTTGCTTTATCATATCGTTTTAGTTACAAGTTACAGGCTACA
The nucleotide sequence above comes from Bacteroides intestinalis DSM 17393. Encoded proteins:
- a CDS encoding peptidase U32 family protein, whose translation is MIKQRKIELLAPAKNMECGIEAINHGADAVYIGAPKFGARAAAGNSLEDIAALVAHAHLYNARIYVTVNTILKEEELAETEKMIWDLYRAGVDALIVQDMGITRLNLPPIPLHASTQMDNRTPEKVRFLAEAGFRQVVLARELSLQEISHIHKACPEVPLEVFVHGALCVSYSGQCYVSQACFGRSANRGECAQFCRLPFSLVDADGKVIVRDKHLLSLKDLNQSDILEELLDAGATSLKIEGRLKDVSYVKNVTAAYRQKLDAIFTRRKEYARASSGTCNYTFRPQLDKSFSRGFTHYFLHGRSEEIFSFDTPKSLGEEMGTMKEQRGNYLTVAGLKSFNNGDGVCYIDEQGRLQGFRINRVDGNKLYPAGEMPRIRPRTVLYRNYDQEFEKLLTRKSSERKISVSLLLADTAFGFALTITDEDDNSVTLSFPYQKELARTPQADNLRTQLSKLGNTPFEAGILADNRSSETNSAIEIRFSDNWFLPASVVADWRRQAVDKLVTVRRINYRQEVVVWKPTTHAFPLPGTSSKTTTSATSLTYLGNVMNTRAASFYADHGIATVAPAYEKQSVPGAVLMFCKHCLRYSMGWCPTYQKGRSPYREPYCLQGTDGKRFRLEFDCKNCQMKVYAE